One region of Streptomyces rishiriensis genomic DNA includes:
- a CDS encoding ATP-binding SpoIIE family protein phosphatase has product MTQVWDVPVHDSTRVRDARVAAEQAAALAGLDGSRTADAALVATELATNLLKHARGGQLLVEAVVPPSGRAGGLLVQVTTIDHGPGMSDVPAALGDGFSTAGSLGAGLGTCRRLADDFGLHSVPGRGTVALARIGGPARTRGRREQSSARAGAGAPDGASAPFAARVGGVNIPFRGAACSGDAWTCVREGDRLTLMLADGLGHGPEAARASTTAVHEVRRSPHLPPAALLRRLDDALRGTRGAAVAVAQLDLRTGRLLFAGVGNVGARLREGDSWRHLLSRPGIVGAHRPTTLPESEAVWAPDRLLVLHSDGLPSRWAPPADPRLLSCDPAVTAAVTVRDAGSSARPVRDDTAVAVLSPTPPDGP; this is encoded by the coding sequence ATGACCCAGGTGTGGGACGTCCCGGTGCACGACTCGACGCGGGTGCGTGACGCGCGGGTGGCCGCGGAGCAGGCGGCGGCGCTGGCGGGTCTGGACGGGTCGCGCACCGCCGACGCCGCCCTGGTGGCGACCGAGCTGGCGACCAACCTGCTCAAGCACGCGCGCGGCGGACAGCTCCTGGTGGAGGCGGTCGTCCCGCCGAGCGGACGGGCGGGAGGCCTGTTGGTGCAGGTCACGACGATCGACCACGGGCCGGGCATGTCCGACGTGCCCGCCGCCCTGGGCGACGGGTTCTCCACGGCGGGCTCCCTGGGCGCCGGCCTCGGCACCTGCCGACGGCTCGCCGACGACTTCGGCCTGCACAGCGTCCCGGGCCGCGGGACGGTCGCGCTGGCCCGGATCGGCGGCCCGGCCCGCACCCGCGGCCGCCGTGAGCAGTCCTCCGCCCGGGCCGGGGCCGGCGCTCCGGACGGCGCGTCCGCCCCGTTCGCCGCGCGGGTCGGTGGCGTCAACATCCCCTTCAGGGGCGCGGCGTGCTCCGGGGACGCCTGGACCTGCGTCCGGGAGGGCGACCGGCTGACCCTGATGCTGGCCGACGGGCTGGGCCACGGACCCGAGGCCGCCCGCGCCTCGACCACGGCCGTGCACGAAGTGCGGCGCTCGCCCCACCTGCCGCCGGCCGCGCTGCTGCGCCGGCTCGACGACGCGCTGCGCGGCACGAGGGGCGCCGCGGTCGCGGTGGCCCAGCTCGATCTGCGGACCGGACGGCTGCTGTTCGCCGGCGTCGGCAATGTGGGGGCGCGGCTGCGCGAGGGCGACTCCTGGCGCCATCTGCTGTCCCGGCCCGGCATAGTGGGCGCCCACCGGCCCACGACCCTGCCCGAGTCCGAGGCGGTCTGGGCCCCGGACCGCCTGCTCGTCCTGCACAGCGACGGGCTGCCCAGCCGCTGGGCGCCCCCGGCCGACCCCCGCCTGCTGTCCTGCGACCCCGCGGTCACCGCCGCCGTGACGGTCCGCGACGCCGGCAGTTCCGCCCGCCCGGTGCGTGACGACACCGCCGTGGCCGTCCTGTCCCCCACGCCGCCGGATGGCCCATGA
- a CDS encoding PP2C family protein-serine/threonine phosphatase: MNHTWPITTVSDAARARITTARVAAAYGVPPLERTRLAAGLSARLRQCLNKGGLWFCVLTVADGSLRVEVSPAAADGERPWSVTALCPEPAAGPVSEAVAGDATALPEALLGADEDTALVLERLAEQEELVAFHRDELHQTNQGVLALHAELDAAGRAQREAFAAERAARREAEDARRRLTFLADASAALTASLNHEEIARLLPELLVPEYARTADVWLFDAEDERAPSVPRPAAAVIAARTGRPQYAAARPGGLPGVDDQPPSALHPGRPLLCVPLPTRSAPLGVVTLTPPGERWNPDDAVMLVELTRRAGGALDNARRFEHNRDIAETLQRALLTDLPTTPGLRLAARYLPATYGLNIGGDWYDAFRQPDGSLITVIGDVTGHGLHAAVMMSQLRTALRAYAVDGGSPGELLTRLHTFLHHLQPDLYATAVIARFQPDEPVLTWAAAGHPPPVLRDPDGRVRTLDAKPGAMLGIPLHQEISDHTVPLEPGSTLALYTDGLVERRAQGIDPGIERLSAALGAFGGEELDADLDGAAERILDPMLSDSERDDDVCLLLCHIDGGI; encoded by the coding sequence ATGAACCACACCTGGCCGATCACCACCGTCAGCGACGCGGCACGCGCGCGGATCACCACCGCCCGGGTGGCCGCCGCGTACGGTGTACCGCCGCTGGAACGCACCCGGCTGGCCGCCGGCCTCAGCGCGCGGCTGCGCCAGTGTCTGAACAAGGGCGGCCTGTGGTTCTGCGTCCTGACGGTCGCCGACGGCTCGCTGCGGGTCGAGGTCTCCCCCGCAGCCGCCGACGGCGAGCGCCCGTGGTCCGTCACGGCGCTCTGTCCGGAACCGGCCGCCGGCCCCGTCAGCGAAGCGGTGGCAGGGGACGCGACAGCGCTTCCGGAGGCCCTGCTCGGGGCCGACGAGGACACCGCCCTGGTGCTGGAGCGACTGGCCGAGCAGGAGGAGCTCGTCGCCTTCCACCGGGACGAGCTGCACCAGACCAACCAGGGAGTGCTGGCGCTGCACGCCGAGCTGGACGCCGCCGGACGGGCGCAGCGCGAGGCCTTCGCGGCCGAACGCGCGGCGCGCCGGGAGGCGGAGGACGCCCGGCGCAGGCTGACGTTCCTCGCCGACGCCAGCGCGGCGCTGACGGCTTCCCTGAACCACGAGGAGATCGCCCGCCTGCTGCCCGAGTTGCTGGTGCCCGAGTACGCCCGCACGGCCGACGTCTGGCTCTTCGACGCCGAGGACGAGCGGGCGCCGTCCGTTCCGCGCCCGGCGGCCGCCGTGATCGCGGCCCGCACCGGCCGCCCGCAGTACGCGGCCGCGCGGCCCGGCGGTCTGCCCGGCGTGGACGACCAGCCGCCGTCGGCGCTGCACCCCGGCCGGCCCCTGCTGTGCGTGCCGCTGCCGACCCGCAGCGCGCCGCTGGGCGTCGTGACGCTGACCCCGCCCGGCGAGCGCTGGAACCCGGACGACGCCGTCATGCTCGTGGAGCTCACCCGGCGGGCCGGCGGCGCGCTGGACAACGCCCGCCGCTTCGAGCACAACCGGGACATCGCCGAGACCCTCCAGCGCGCCCTGCTGACCGATCTGCCGACCACCCCCGGCCTGCGGCTGGCGGCCCGTTACCTGCCGGCGACGTACGGGCTGAACATCGGCGGCGACTGGTACGACGCGTTCCGGCAGCCCGACGGCAGCCTGATCACCGTCATCGGCGACGTGACGGGGCACGGCCTGCACGCGGCGGTGATGATGAGCCAGCTGCGCACCGCGCTGCGCGCCTACGCCGTGGACGGCGGCAGCCCCGGCGAGCTGCTGACCCGGCTGCACACCTTCCTGCACCATCTGCAGCCCGACCTGTACGCGACCGCCGTGATCGCCCGCTTCCAGCCGGACGAGCCGGTGCTGACATGGGCGGCGGCGGGTCATCCGCCGCCGGTGCTGCGCGACCCGGACGGGCGGGTGCGCACCCTGGACGCCAAGCCGGGGGCCATGCTCGGCATCCCGCTGCACCAGGAGATCTCCGACCACACGGTGCCGCTGGAGCCGGGCTCCACCCTGGCGCTCTATACCGACGGGCTGGTCGAGAGACGGGCCCAGGGCATAGACCCGGGCATCGAGCGGCTGTCGGCGGCGCTCGGCGCGTTCGGTGGCGAGGAGCTGGACGCGGACCTGGACGGCGCGGCGGAGCGCATCCTGGACCCGATGCTGAGCGACTCCGAGCGGGACGACGACGTCTGCCTGCTGCTGTGCCACATCGACGGTGGCATCTGA
- a CDS encoding MarR family winged helix-turn-helix transcriptional regulator codes for MWCADGSDDGRWESRRTQAGQLAEAVESLVACWITAAEETRPRLPARQLLALRTVLSRPELNMTALAEHLGVGLPTASRLCDRLEAAGLLERTVQPSDRREVQLVVTVYGQRLLADVAERRVRRLASVFEAMTPSERTALEHGLTGFHQAHTSNRGPGEPLDR; via the coding sequence GTGTGGTGCGCGGACGGCTCCGACGACGGCCGGTGGGAGAGCCGTCGGACACAGGCCGGGCAACTCGCCGAAGCGGTGGAGAGCCTGGTGGCCTGCTGGATCACGGCCGCTGAGGAGACCAGACCCCGGCTGCCCGCCCGGCAGTTGCTGGCGCTGCGCACGGTGCTCAGCCGCCCGGAACTCAATATGACGGCCCTGGCCGAGCACCTGGGCGTCGGGCTGCCCACCGCGAGCCGCCTCTGCGACCGGCTCGAGGCCGCCGGGCTCCTGGAGCGGACCGTGCAGCCCAGTGACCGGCGCGAGGTGCAGCTCGTGGTGACCGTCTACGGACAACGCCTCCTCGCCGACGTCGCCGAGCGGCGCGTACGGCGCCTCGCGTCCGTCTTCGAGGCGATGACCCCGTCCGAGCGCACCGCGCTGGAACACGGGCTCACCGGATTCCATCAGGCGCACACGTCGAACCGGGGCCCCGGCGAGCCGCTGGACCGCTGA
- a CDS encoding NAD(P)/FAD-dependent oxidoreductase, producing the protein MDIVTRPRILVVGAGFAGVECVRRLERALSAAEADVTLVTPFAYQLYLPLLPQVASGVLTPQSIAVSLRRSKKYRTRIIPGGAIGVDLKSKVCVIRTITDEIVNEPYDYIVLAPGSVTRTFDIPGLTEHAFGMKTLAEAAYIRDHVISQLDLADASRDPAERTSRLQFVVVGGGYAGTETAACLQLLTHNAVKRYPNLDPSLIKWHLIDIAPKLMPELGDKLGRSAQEVLRKRGVDISLGVSIAKAGPEEVTFTDGRVIPTRTLIWTAGVVASPLIATLGAETVRGRLAITAEMNLPGEDGVFALGDAAAVPDEAKGEEGAVCPPTAQHAMRQGKVVADNVIAALRGRPMRPYVHKDLGLVVDLGGTDAVSKPLGIELRGLPAQAVARGYHWSALRTGVAKARVLTNWTLNAVAGDDFVRTGFQARRAAKLKDFEYTDSYLTPEQVRAQIEGTGSESA; encoded by the coding sequence ATGGACATCGTGACACGACCCAGGATCCTGGTGGTGGGCGCGGGCTTCGCGGGAGTGGAGTGCGTTCGACGGCTGGAACGCGCCCTCTCGGCCGCGGAGGCCGACGTCACTCTGGTGACGCCGTTCGCCTACCAGCTCTATCTGCCGCTACTGCCGCAGGTCGCCTCGGGGGTGCTGACGCCCCAGTCGATCGCCGTTTCGCTGCGCCGCAGCAAGAAGTACCGCACCCGGATCATTCCGGGCGGCGCCATCGGCGTGGACCTCAAGTCGAAGGTCTGCGTCATCCGGACCATCACCGACGAGATCGTCAACGAGCCCTACGACTACATCGTGCTCGCTCCCGGCAGCGTGACCCGCACCTTCGACATCCCGGGGCTGACCGAGCACGCCTTCGGGATGAAGACCCTCGCGGAGGCCGCGTACATCCGCGACCACGTCATCAGCCAGCTCGACCTCGCCGACGCCAGCCGCGACCCCGCCGAGCGGACCTCGCGGCTGCAGTTCGTGGTCGTCGGCGGCGGCTATGCCGGCACCGAGACCGCCGCCTGTCTGCAACTCCTCACCCACAACGCGGTCAAGCGTTATCCGAACCTGGACCCGAGCCTGATCAAGTGGCATCTGATCGACATCGCGCCGAAGCTGATGCCCGAGCTCGGCGACAAGCTCGGCCGCAGCGCGCAGGAGGTGCTGCGCAAGCGGGGCGTCGACATCTCGCTGGGCGTGTCCATCGCCAAGGCGGGCCCGGAGGAGGTCACCTTCACCGACGGACGGGTGATCCCGACCCGGACCCTGATCTGGACGGCGGGAGTGGTCGCCAGCCCGCTGATCGCGACCCTCGGCGCGGAGACGGTCCGCGGGCGGCTCGCCATCACCGCGGAGATGAACCTGCCCGGTGAGGACGGGGTGTTCGCGCTCGGGGACGCCGCCGCGGTACCCGACGAGGCCAAGGGCGAGGAGGGCGCTGTCTGCCCGCCCACGGCGCAGCACGCGATGCGGCAGGGCAAGGTCGTCGCCGACAACGTCATCGCGGCGCTGCGTGGCCGGCCGATGCGGCCGTACGTGCACAAGGACCTCGGTCTGGTCGTCGACCTCGGCGGCACCGACGCCGTCTCCAAGCCGCTCGGCATCGAGCTGCGGGGGCTGCCCGCGCAGGCGGTGGCCCGCGGCTACCACTGGTCGGCGCTGCGCACGGGGGTGGCCAAGGCACGGGTGCTGACCAACTGGACGCTCAACGCGGTCGCGGGCGACGATTTCGTGCGCACCGGCTTCCAGGCGCGCCGGGCGGCGAAGCTGAAGGACTTCGAGTACACGGACAGCTATCTGACGCCCGAGCAGGTGCGGGCGCAGATCGAGGGGACCGGGTCGGAGAGCGCCTGA